The sequence below is a genomic window from Lolium perenne isolate Kyuss_39 chromosome 4, Kyuss_2.0, whole genome shotgun sequence.
CAGAAACCCGATAGCTGTCAACGAATCGATGTACTATCGGTTGTCAAATTTTCTCTTCGCATGATCACATCCATATGGATCAAGCACTATCCACGAGTGAATCTACCGTCGGATGGTCAGTGGAGATGAAGGTGAAGATGTCCATGTCCCTGGCGGTGCCCTTAAGCACGTAGTAGCTCCGCAGGACGGCCTCCCACAAGAACCCGGCATTCGCTAGCATGCGCTGCGACGCGACGTTGTGCGCGTCCACAAGCGACTCCACACGCTCCAGCCCCTCCACATCGCCGATCATCATCGCAAGCGCCCGTCTGACCGCGGCCGTGGCCACGCCCTTGCCCCAGTGCACGCGGACAACACGTACCCGATCTCGGCGCAATAATTTCAATCTATAGAAGAAAATGTGAGAAAGAACATAAAAATGTACAGTTTATTGGAGAAATTTATGTTTGAACGAAGCAATTTTTGTCTCCATAGAAGCAACATATTGATGCCACAAAATCAATAATTATGTTGCATCTTAGAGCTCGTATAATGGGGTGACGTAAGTCTTACGATTGCCATGTCGAATTTTTTCTTAATTAGAGGAGACAATGAAGAAAGAGAAGGTTGTCCTCGCTTAATTAAAATATGATCCTTATAAAATAAGAGAATGCTATTTTCTACATTGTATCATATGTCTTCTCTTATCAACCCAATTTTGTActaaaattaattaatttttattaCTAATTGATAGAGATGGAAATAAAAGATAATGCATTAATTGTGACACTTATATTTAATGTTCTCTCTAAATAACTTGAACTGCTAAGAAAAAGTTTTGTCTTATCTACCGTTATACACACCGTTAAACATAGTCTACGGTAGAAATATTGCATAATATAAGCCTAATAGTAAGCGTTAGTGATTCAGtatactgagtatcttaaatcagTGACACTTATTATAGATTGTAATATTTTTTGCATGTAGATTTCAGTCTCGTGATATTTTTGCTTAGGAAATGAAGCAAAATGTATGACGCCACAACATATTTTCCTAGACTGATCCGGATCGGTTTCCTACAGTAATTAATTATTTTAGTATATACTATAATTTTGTTTCCTAAGAATCCGGAGTTAGTTTTTAGTTAGAAATCCCGTAATTAGTGCCGGACTCAATCATGGAAACCAACCATCTAGCGTTCTGCCTAAACACCCCATTCGGATCGGCCAGTGAGCCTTGTTCCACCTCGACGGCGAACAGCGGAGACCGGACGGTGACGCAGGTGAGGGTGtctccccttcttcttccattCCACTCGcggcgatctctctctctctatctagtTCTCTCTCTAAAGCTAGTTGGTTCTACTTGTGGTGTCCCACAGATAGTGTAGACGCAAGACACCAGTTCGACGGAATGCCCCCTCTCAAGCGGCCCAAGAACGAGGAGGAGATACCTACAGCGAGCGAGGTGGATCGCATCAGCGACCTCCCTGAGGGCGTCCTGCACCACCTGCTGTCGCTCATGCCGGCGCATGACGCGGTGCGGACGTGCGTGCTCGCCCACACCTGGCGCCACCTCTGGATGTCTGTTCCGgccatccgcttcaccaacgacgaGTCGTATTCCTTTGGGTGCGCCAACAGGCTCATCCGCTTCGTGGACCGTGTGCTTCTTCTACTGAGTCGCCGCCAGGGCGCGCCTCTACATTCCTGTGATTTCCATCTCGAGGAGGACGAGGTTCTGTCTAACGGATACCTCGCCGCCAACGAGGGGCGCTTCAGCCGCTGGATCTGGCGTGCTCTGCGCCTACGAGTCAGGGTGCTCCGGTTCCATCTTGGGTTCGACCACTCAATCTCGCTACCGGACATGCCTCTCCTCTCCGACCACCTCACGACGTTAGAGCTTCAGTTCGTCACTGCCAACGAAAGCGTTCTCGACTTTTCGGGCTGCCCGACGCTGGTCCATCTTATCATGGAGCTCTGCTACGTCAATTCCACGAATATCTCGTCATCATCATTGAAACATCTCCAGATGATCCGCGGCACGTTTCAGGATAATCACCGGACTCGAGTGTCTCTGCCCAATCTTGTCTCGCTGGAACTCGACGAGGTCAACGGTAGGATTCCGTTGCTTGAAAGCATGCCATCTTTGGAAACGGCAATCGTCAGAATTGGCGACGACCATCCTGATACTTGTGAAAAGGGTGGGTATAGTGAGTGCGGTGATGATGCGTGTGAGGGCTGTCATGGCTCTGATGATGACCCTCGTACACACGGTGTGCTTCTTGGAACTTTGTTGCGAGCTACAGATTTGGAGCTATCAGCAGATCCTGACATGGTATGCTTGCAACTGCTTTACTCTTGACTTTAAATGGTGTTTCTTATGCAATAAGCTTGTCCATCATGGCAATTTTATTTAACAACCCCTATGGTCCATTAATGATGGTTAGTAGTACTAGTTACGCTATGTTATTACTCGTAAGAGTATTTTATACTTTACTGTTGGATATCCAACTTTAAACTATATATAACTACCGAGTGCTGTTGATCTTGACTTCTTATTCGATACGAAAAATATGAGGATATGTTTTCATACAGAGAACATGCAAATATTAAATATTTTTCCATTATATCTATTAATCACTCTTGCCTTCTAAATCTCTATGAAAAAATATATTCGTTTTGTTAGTATGATCACATTTATTTCTGATGATTAGGACATATCCTATATAATCTTTATTCTTTCAACTTTGCTTAGTTTGTTTTCAAGAGGGACCTAAAGTGGTGCTCTACATTTACCAACTTAAAGACTCTGGTACTCAGTGGATGGTTTCTGATTGATGACCTCCGTGCATTAACTTGGTTTCTCCAACGCGCGCCAGTTCTAGAGAAGCTCACTCTTCAAATTTCAAAGGTGACAAAATATTTTTCTACACGCATATATAAAGTCTAATTGTAGTTGATACACTTAGTGAAGTATATATGTTTGACACAGGTACACAAGATTCCAGAGGGAACAGCA
It includes:
- the LOC127347486 gene encoding putative FBD-associated F-box protein At5g50270, with product MPPLKRPKNEEEIPTASEVDRISDLPEGVLHHLLSLMPAHDAVRTCVLAHTWRHLWMSVPAIRFTNDESYSFGCANRLIRFVDRVLLLLSRRQGAPLHSCDFHLEEDEVLSNGYLAANEGRFSRWIWRALRLRVRVLRFHLGFDHSISLPDMPLLSDHLTTLELQFVTANESVLDFSGCPTLVHLIMELCYVNSTNISSSSLKHLQMIRGTFQDNHRTRVSLPNLVSLELDEVNGRIPLLESMPSLETAIVRIGDDHPDTCEKGGYSECGDDACEGCHGSDDDPRTHGVLLGTLLRATDLELSADPDMFVFKRDLKWCSTFTNLKTLVLSGWFLIDDLRALTWFLQRAPVLEKLTLQISKVHKIPEGTAGRYAPIEQSVASDHLELVEIKCWKVDEMVGAILKILNDSRIPLEKIQIHKYSSFGCFKFVCTDFNPDEVSGYSGLLR